One Coffea arabica cultivar ET-39 chromosome 5c, Coffea Arabica ET-39 HiFi, whole genome shotgun sequence DNA window includes the following coding sequences:
- the LOC113689685 gene encoding endo-1,3;1,4-beta-D-glucanase-like, which translates to MSGPMCFSNPPKLSSTCGAGNVEEIVGLQTYVTGRRDSHRAILLIADAFGYEAPNLRKLADKVADTGFFVVVPDFLFGDPADVGNPNFDPEAWINAHPSDKGSEDAKKVIAALKSKGYTAIGAAGFCWGGMVVVKLANNLDCIQAAVVLHPGPMTEDEINEVRVPFAILGAEVDRIFSAEKIKHLASILAQKSEVDSFVKIFPGTEHGWTTRYKDEDEAAVKKAEESHLDMLNWFTKYIK; encoded by the exons ATGTCGGGTCCAATGTGTTTTTCGAATCCTCCAAAGCTTAGTTCAACCTGTGGAGCAGGAAATGTAGAAGAAATCGTTGGGCTTCAAACATATGTTACTGGACGCCGAGACTCCCATCGCGCCATCCTTCTGATTGCTGATGCTTTTG GGTATGAAGCTCCAAATTTGAG AAAACTTGCAGACAAGGTTGCAGATACTGGATTTTTTGTAGTGGTTCCAGATTTCCTTTTCGGTGACCCTGCTGATGTTGGAAATCCTAATTTTGATCCGGAAGCATGGATAAATGCTCATCCATCG GACAAAGGATCTGAGGATGCTAAGAAAGTAATTGCTGCCTTGAAAAGCAAAGGATATACTGCTATAGGGGCTGCAGGTTTCTGCTGGGGAG GAATGGTGGTTGTCAAACTGGCAAACAATTTGGACTGCATTCAGGCTGCAGTAGTCTTACATCCTGGTCCAATGACAGAAGATGAAATCAACG AGGTAAGGGTTCCATTTGCTATATTGGGAGCTGAGGTTGACCGCATTTTTTCTGCTGAGAAGATCAAGCATTTGGCAAGTATTTTAGCGCAGAAATCTGAG GTTGATAGTTTTGTGAAGATATTTCCAGGTACAGAGCATGGATGGACAACCAGATATAAAGATGAGGATGAAGCAGCTGTTAAGAAGGCAGAAGAGTCTCATTTGGACATGTTGAATTGGTTTACTAAGTATATCAAGTGA